In Hippoglossus hippoglossus isolate fHipHip1 chromosome 19, fHipHip1.pri, whole genome shotgun sequence, the DNA window GTGTTGTTGAATTTGATCTGTGTGCCATCATTCCCAGGCCTGTCCTCCAGGTATGCTATGGACACAGGTTATGTAAGTGAGCAGAGTGTGAGCAGCAGTGCAATGTTTTTTGGGACTGAAGGAGTTGATGCAGAGAAGTCATAAAAGGATGGCagccattttttcccccctctaaCATGGCTTCCTTCAGCTCCACAGGGCTGACAGCTGACTGAGACCTATGGAGTTGTAGGGTGATGCAGGTCTGCTGAGCTcccattaatatttcaaaagtgTAAAGTTGAATAGAGGCGGTTGACGGCAGCAGTCAACCTTCAGCCCGTTCAAGGAGTGGGACCCTGTTGCATGTCGCTTATGTAATTAGGCCTGTTTGCCTCAAAGTGTGGCTCACAGGAAATACCATCCTTCACTCACAAGCGCTTCCCCGTGTGATCGTCAGATATGGCAATGCCCCCTCCATCACTCTCACCGCTAAAAGGAATTTATGCTAACTCATTGATGAAGGTGTAAACTTTTGTGGCTGGGttatacaacaacacaactgcacCACAGATAGTGTCTTTTATTTGCCAGTTAACCAGTCTGCTGCACAAATGTTCTTTGTGCGTGCTTTTAAAGTGTCGGACAATTTTGAAAAACTCAAGCAGAACATTCGTCAGTAGCTCCAGAGGGAGCAGTGTGATAAAGTGTTAAGATAAATTGTGAAAAACAATAGGCAGTGTGTAATAAGTGCTCTTGTGAACACCTGTGCACAGATTCCAAGTAAAAAAACTGTAAGATTCAATGCTGACAAGTTCTCACAGTTTGTGAGGCTAACTTTAAAAGTCTGAATTTTGACCTTGTCTTTACACCAGAATTTGATTGGACAGTGAAaatccaatcacagagcagagtCCATTCAGAGGACAGGTCATAGATTGTGTATGTAGAGTAATTTGAGACATAGGAATAGATCGGCTGTGGAGATCAACAAAGGGAAATCAATTGAAAATGGTGCATATCCTGCCATTGCTCCTATTGCTGCTTCTTCCACCGAGCGAGCGCACACAcccatacgcacacacacacaccccaactttattttgtcttaatGAACAGAGAgctatgtgtgtttttgcatatAGAGCTGATAAGTGAAGTGGTGTGAATAGACAAAActagagctgtccacttgaaATCAGATCTTTCAGGATGGACGTTAATACCAAGTCTGAAAAGGGTCATACAGAATCTAAAAGAGTTAACATTTCGATGATCACATATTGTCTGCTGCTGAATGCTGAAAACACTAGTTAGATGACTGTACCATATAAAAGGTGGAACAATAGCATTTGTTACCAGCTCGTGTGTTGAGGAGCAGCAGTAGGAAATTTTGGGTTTGTATTTGCTTTGTTCGGGACTGTCTCATCCGCTGCATGGGAGACAGTCCTGGGTTGTTCCCGTAGAAAAGCTGAGGGAAGTGGTTGCAGTGCCCTTTAACAGAGGTAAGGAAGTTAATCAAATGTGCATTCAACAAAGAACCAGTTAGCCGGGTCCACCCATACAAAACTAACCAAGCTTGACCGGAACCCGACAGGCATTCAGGTTTTTCTGTCCGAACCAAACTTGAACCTGATGCAGTTAATAGCTGTGCTAAGTGTGTGTTACTCTGTCCCTGACACACAtggttattgtttgatttaccCTATTACAGACATGAGGAGTGTTCAAATTAAGGGGTTATAGTCGGTTCGGTCGGCAAGCCTCTCTAATTGCATCTTTGAAGTGTTCACACAGCGATTGGTGCTGATTTAACGCCGATTAGGGGCTTTTGTTTGCAAATTCCAAAATTTGTCTGCGATTGGCATATTGTGCTGAAAGTCATGTACTATGAACTAAGCTTTGGTCTTCATCACTGAAGTtgacaaaatgcacaaaaaacactttgtgcctaagtttttttttccattgtggAATGGTCTGATGAGTTCTCCTTATGGCCAGAGACTGGTTTCTGAGTGATGCAATCACTCATAAGCATACACTGAGGGGTAGAAATCATCCCAAAACTAATTAATGACTCATGGTTAATGACTAACTAATGAAATCAACAAGAAAAGTTGCATTTGTGACTACAACTGCATCAACCTAAAAAGTAATGAATGGAACCTGCCTGTTAGGAGTGGCTGTTAGCTCAAACTCATTGGTAACAGCTCTGGAGCTGAAGTCTGTGGAAGGTTTCACGCTGAAACCTCAGGAACAAATAGTAGGTCAGACAGCCTCACTGTTACTGTGCCTTTGAGGCTGATTAATGAATATTCTATGTTTCACATGTGTTAGAGTTTCAGGTTATGAATGCTCATACATACATGCTAATGTTAAGActaatgggcctcattcaccgACCGTTCTTAAAACCCACTAACGCAGTTTTTATGAAGAGTCTAACATTCACCGATGTTTTCTTGCctgggatttgttcttatgTAAGAACAGAATCTACACACACTGAAGAGCAAATTTACACACAGTTGACAACTGAAATGCTTGTGAAAAATAATCAgttagtgtttttttacttttaattctacAGTTCTATAAtaagatttacatttttaatctgaATGACAATTTTCAGTGCATATTATCATTTTCTTAAATGCATGGAAATGTTGAAGAGATCACATACACAGAATATTTGGTCTATACTGCAGAAGataacactttttaaacacatgaacatgttgAAGAGGTTGTTAGTCACAAAAATAGTCACCGATCTTAAGGTTTCACACACTAGTGTTAAcatattaaatgtgtcacatgttccaTAGTTTTACTGCTACATCCTTTAGTAAAAATGTTCTGTCCAAGTGTAGCCTGTTAATTCTGAAAATCGAGTTTCTTTCTGTTCTGACACGAGAGATGGATCAGGAGATTCAAACGCACCACACCCAGATCTGAGGGTGCAGTGTGCGCACTGCGCACCGAGCGGGACCTGAACCCGAATAtgattcaaaacattttgtctgaacCTGGCCCGGCATGTCTGGTCCCGGTGGGTCCCGTCAGGCTCAGGTCGAGTATCCACAGATGCTCAGCTGAGCGTtcacctgcagtgctgtgtttccacCTCATAACTCTGTGcaccttccttttcttttcccctccttccctctcttctgtgtttgacaaTATTTAGTTAGACTTCAAATCTTagattaaataatttttttacatCTATAATGCGATTTTCTCCCGATTAAACTTTCACTGAATGTATATCTGCATcccatgtatgtatgtatttttttggtATTGTATGTCTACTGCTGACTATACAAATTATAACAACCTTGTTTTTTACGGGTTGAGTCTGGTACTGCCCAGTCTTTAGATCTTTGCTCAATCTTTCCTGGCTTCTTTAATggtcttttcagtttctgtgatttctctgtgtgtactCTGCACTGCAGTCTCATGCCCTTTTATGGGCCTTAGCAGGGCGTTTACCTATGCTAATTGGGAAAAACTGGAACGTGCTCTCAACTTACGCAGACAtggcattcatcaatataagaaGACAGATGCAAACAATTCTGCAGTTTCAGAACGTGTCATGAATCTGACGTAGAGTTTTCTTAGAAAATTCCTAAgaagatattggtgaatgaggccctaTAACCACAGTCGCCAAGCAGTTCTCTTAGCAGGCAAACTACATGACAATGTTAATTCGTCCATGCTAAATGCTTTAAGTTGAAACTGTGATGTCGGTTGATATtgttgaacacacacaggtcatgtctttctgtctgtggagcTGACTTTGTGAATGTAGCCTTATCGAGTCTACTAGCTGCTGTCTCTCACTGGAAAATGTATCATGCTAGTTGCCACAGTCGTCTATTAAATAGTTGCGTAAGGTTTGAAAAATGTTATACAATACAAGAATAGGTCACATACAAATGAACTTCCAAACAGGTTTCCAACAGGGTCTGCTTTATTTCTAAATGGTGAAAACGATGTGGCATGCTGCCCAGCAGAGTTCTCTGGATTCTGTTGAAGGGTTCTCATGTTCGTAGCGTTGAAcaataacattacattttaagagaATAATCATTTGTCAGTGTTGATCACTTGAGGTTTAATCACCAAACAAACTGTgtgacaaattgtgttttttttcgaACACTTTTTCTTCAACAAGATGTTCTCCACACATTTGTGTTTCCATGCTTGATTCATTAGCAGTCGGTAATAAATTAACGGAAAGTTTAATTGTATGGCTTTATAACTGAAAGTTGtcatttctctgcctctgttttaCAGGGACAGTGGCCATACTACAAGCTCCTGCTCTTCAAAGAGGACATGTATTGATGTTTTCCTGAATGAGTACAGGTAACAATATCTTCTTCTTAAATGTATTCTTACCATTTATTCTTACCTCAGCAATGAAGCTATAACTACTGATAGGAGTGTAGATCATGTTTAATATGTTGTAACCTAACTGTTTGGGTTGTGTTTTGGGACTTATTTTACTGGCTCTCAATCTTTACAATTATGAAATGATCACTGTGATTGTTGAATCTAGTTTTATTGTAGTCTTTCTCCTTTTTAAGATTTAGTTTCTCCTTTTGTCAGAATATTTACCAAGGTGAAAGTTGTGTTGGTTTGAGTCCTGGGCTTCTTTCACCACCATGAGTGAAGTGGAAGTGATTGAAATTTTATTTGTGGTTCTTGCATCATGGAAAATAAccatgcatttttcatttcgatttttttttaaggtaaAGTTGTCCCTGCGATGATGGTGTGTTCTGTTAATTATTCAGATGAACAGGGGCAGTATTTCTGAAAAGACttgttgattttaaatgatgttaCTGGAGCAGCTCTGATTAGCATGTCTTGTATTGAGCTTATTAGCTGAGATGATTGAATTAAAATTCAAGTTGTCTCTTTCAACCCTCTGTCATCAGATTGAGAGAAGGCGTCTCACTTATGGAGTTCACTCAGACTTGTAAAGTCTTTGACCAGCCACAGAGAGCACTTCAACCAACAAACGACTTCAATTTATCTGTGTCATCCACTTACTCCTGGGTTTGACATTAACTAATGAAGGCTGGTGTGACTTCATGCTGGTGAATTGGTCATTTGTACCTTTTAAACAAATCAGATAGTTACGTGCCTTATAAAGTGGCCTGTTTGTACATGTTCATCACATAGTCGTGAGCAGGGGTCTAATCAAAGAGTACAGAGCAGCAGCTAAGCTATTGGCTCAATCAGGTCAGAGGTGAAGGTGACAGACACCAATAATCTCCTATGTAACGTCATGGGAAGCTTCACAGCCACTCTTTCAGTATGAGACAGAAAATGCTCAAACAAGGTAAATGCAGAAGTTGTCTgactttttctttccatttatATCTGAACACAGTGAATGTACATACATGGTCAGTATTCTGTGTATTCTGACTGGGGGAATTTGATTCCTCCAACCATTCTAATGGAGCATGGCAGGAAACACGCTGAGCAAAATGTGTCATTGAAGACACTTGTAAGCATAGTGATTCTGTTTTGACTACATGTCCCGCAGCCAGCCCTTATCTTTATTTAGACTTTCTTTGAGTAGCAAAGCTAACATCATTTCCTCTACGTGTGAGGGTCATTAGGGGGAGTTGAGTGGgattatttgacttttttcaaGACAAATTTATTTCTGATGACATTAACACCACCTGAACAATGATTAACAACACAATAAGGAAATTGCATTTGGTTTAACATTGAATGTGACTTCAGCTCTGACTGGTGCACTCATGTAGTGACCCTTCTCCTGTATTCATTATACAGTTGCCTGTTTGTTTAGGCCACACATAATTAATACTGTAGTCCATTGCTCTCTtttgtcataataataatagcaataattaCAAGAATATTTTAGAAACAATTTTGAACATGACAGCATAGatacagtactacagtactgaGTCATTACAAGGATTAATATATGTAAGAGCATGATAggaatatgtattttatttttataaaattatataaactCATACAAGAcagaataataagaaaacaattaCTATCAGATTTCTAAAAAACTATCTAATTAAACATAATGGATACACTTATTTAAACATCAGAATTAATTGAAAACATAGTTAAACTGTTGTGAACCTGCTGAAAAGAGACACTTTTAATGGAATGTAGCTTCATCTTTCTCAAAAACTTGTTAAATGATGTATATACACTAATTATCATATTGATGATGCTGTCATATTTGGAATATGCCAAGTGTTAGCTGGATTCACTCTTATCTGTTTGCTCTTTACTAATTTGGATCACCGTTGGTTGCATGTTTCTCTACCAAAGGTTGTCGTGCACCATTGCATAGTTTATAATTAAGTGGATATATAAtacattgtgttatttttatctTCTACAGCAGTTTTAAATAGATAACAAATTAAGTGTTCTGTGTTTATTAAAAACTTATTTGATTTCTTCTCTTACAGATATCTGCAAATTTACAACTATGGAAGAAGACTTCATAATACCTCATGATTCTGCCAAAAACTGCAGCATATCAGTAATagtggaagaaaaagacaaggTAAAAGACTTGTATAAGCATTTCAGAGAAGTGACAGATGGGTCACACTTAAATAATGCAGAAGAATCTTCCATCAAGGAGCATGGAAGTTCCACCAAGAAAGATAAACCAGCACTCAATAAAGGCCATTGTAAAATTCAGCAAGGGGCTGTTTTCTCTGGAAAGATTCTGAGTTTTGGATGCTGCGTGTGTAAAGACGATTCCACATACAGCCCCAATGATCTCCTCAAACATTTCCGAGCGGCCCATGAAGGAACCCTTCCGACATACCCTTGTGATCTGTGTGGCTTTGTCACAAACGAGTTTCCTGCTCTCCAACGCCATCGGATTGAGCACAAAAATACCCTCGTTACATGCGAGCTCTGCAACGATGATGTTCAATACTCTCTGCTTTTGCTCACCAGACACTACATCATGTGTCACAGTCTAAATGGACAGTTTAACTGTGACTGGTGTGAGTTTACTACTGTGGATGCAGGGACATTCGTGCAACACATCCATCATCATAATGAGAGTCATTGGAAGTGTTTAAAATGCAGACACATCAGCTTGAACGAAGAAGGTCACCAGAGGCACATGAAAGCTCACTCGGATACATTTCCCTTCACTTGTCAGATCTGTGGATATGGTGCAACACGAAGCGAATACctgaaaaaacacacttcaGCTGTTCACAAACAGGAGGCTGAGAAAAGGAAGGCTTGGAA includes these proteins:
- the si:ch211-214e3.5 gene encoding zinc finger protein 518A isoform X2, giving the protein MSTDICKFTTMEEDFIIPHDSAKNCSISVIVEEKDKVKDLYKHFREVTDGSHLNNAEESSIKEHGSSTKKDKPALNKGHCKIQQGAVFSGKILSFGCCVCKDDSTYSPNDLLKHFRAAHEGTLPTYPCDLCGFVTNEFPALQRHRIEHKNTLVTCELCNDDVQYSLLLLTRHYIMCHSLNGQFNCDWCEFTTVDAGTFVQHIHHHNESHWKCLKCRHISLNEEGHQRHMKAHSDTFPFTCQICGYGATRSEYLKKHTSAVHKQEAEKRKAWKSIEDSSNPANATATLKLLLKKNSEAQEGQRISKVNCFSGSFSFQNGISFEDAHHFVDGTIAKKDTKNGSRGSHNTEQSTPVMLPECDNSACSDAAIHTNPNALTVLMVKNKISLPPNCTTKVFVNPHSSA